The following coding sequences are from one uncultured Cohaesibacter sp. window:
- the rplK gene encoding 50S ribosomal protein L11, whose amino-acid sequence MAKKIQGYLKLQVPAGAANPSPPIGPALGQRGLNIMEFCKAFNAKTQEMEKGQPIPVIITIFQDKSFTFEMKTPPASFLIKKAAGLKSGSKAPGRDVAGKITKAQVQEIAEAKMKDLNANDVEAAMLQIEGTARSMGIEVVG is encoded by the coding sequence ATGGCAAAGAAAATTCAAGGCTACCTGAAGCTTCAGGTGCCGGCAGGGGCCGCTAACCCGTCTCCTCCAATTGGTCCTGCTCTTGGTCAGCGCGGCCTGAACATCATGGAATTCTGCAAGGCGTTTAACGCCAAGACGCAGGAAATGGAAAAAGGTCAGCCGATTCCGGTGATCATTACCATTTTCCAGGACAAGTCTTTCACTTTCGAGATGAAGACACCTCCTGCATCCTTCCTGATTAAAAAGGCTGCCGGCCTGAAGAGCGGTTCGAAAGCTCCGGGTCGTGATGTTGCTGGCAAGATCACTAAAGCTCAGGTTCAGGAAATTGCTGAAGCTAAGATGAAGGATCTGAACGCTAACGATGTAGAAGCTGCGATGCTTCAGATTGAAGGCACCGCCCGTTCTATGGGTATCGAGGTAGTGGGGTAA
- the rplJ gene encoding 50S ribosomal protein L10: protein MDRAEKQELVSSLHETLNSAEVVVVAHYAGLTVAEMTALRAQMREAGASVQVAKNRLVKLALQGTDAEPIADLFKGQTLIATSGDPVAAPKVASEFAKKNDKLVILGGAMGSTILDTAGVNALATMPSLDELRGKIVGLLQAPATKIAQVLQAPGGQLARVFGAYAKKDEAA, encoded by the coding sequence TTGGATAGAGCGGAAAAGCAAGAGCTTGTATCGTCCCTTCACGAAACGCTGAATAGCGCGGAAGTCGTGGTCGTTGCTCACTATGCTGGCCTCACTGTTGCTGAAATGACCGCCCTTCGTGCACAAATGCGCGAAGCCGGAGCATCGGTGCAGGTTGCCAAGAACCGTCTTGTCAAGCTCGCTCTTCAAGGCACGGACGCTGAACCGATTGCTGACCTTTTCAAGGGTCAGACCCTGATCGCCACTTCTGGTGATCCGGTTGCAGCACCGAAGGTGGCCTCTGAATTCGCCAAGAAAAACGACAAGCTCGTTATCCTTGGTGGCGCAATGGGGTCCACTATTCTCGATACCGCGGGCGTGAATGCACTTGCTACCATGCCTTCGCTTGACGAACTGCGTGGCAAGATCGTTGGCCTGCTTCAGGCACCTGCAACGAAAATTGCTCAGGTTCTGCAAGCACCGGGCGGACAGCTCGCGCGCGTATTCGGCGCCTATGCCAAGAAGGACGAAGCGGCATAA
- the rplA gene encoding 50S ribosomal protein L1, translating to MAKVTKRIRAAREKIDPAATYSLEEAVKLIKETSKTKFDETVEVALNLGVDPRHADQMVRGVCQLPAGTGKTVRVAVFARGDKAEEAKAAGADIVGAEDLVEIVQSGKIDFDRCIASPDMMPLVGRLGKVLGPRGMMPNPKVGTVTPDVAQAVKDSKGGSVEFRVEKAGIVHGGVGKVSFEEAALVDNIKAFVSAVSKAKPVGAKGTYMQKMSLSSTMGPGLRVDLASVE from the coding sequence ATGGCTAAAGTCACTAAACGTATCCGCGCTGCGCGTGAGAAGATTGATCCTGCTGCAACTTACAGCCTCGAAGAAGCTGTTAAGCTGATCAAGGAAACTTCCAAAACCAAGTTCGACGAAACCGTCGAAGTTGCTCTTAACCTGGGTGTTGACCCTCGTCATGCTGACCAGATGGTCCGTGGTGTATGTCAGCTGCCTGCAGGTACTGGTAAAACCGTTCGCGTTGCCGTGTTCGCTCGTGGCGACAAGGCAGAAGAAGCAAAAGCTGCTGGTGCTGATATTGTTGGTGCTGAAGATCTCGTCGAGATCGTTCAGAGCGGCAAGATCGATTTCGACCGCTGCATTGCCTCTCCTGACATGATGCCTCTTGTTGGCCGTCTCGGTAAGGTTCTTGGCCCTCGCGGCATGATGCCAAACCCTAAAGTTGGTACCGTTACACCTGACGTTGCTCAGGCTGTTAAGGATTCCAAAGGCGGTTCGGTTGAATTTCGTGTTGAAAAAGCCGGTATCGTTCATGGTGGCGTTGGCAAGGTAAGCTTCGAAGAAGCTGCTCTTGTGGATAACATTAAAGCCTTTGTTTCTGCGGTTTCCAAGGCGAAACCAGTCGGTGCAAAAGGCACTTACATGCAAAAAATGTCTCTGTCTTCCACGATGGGGCCTGGACTGCGTGTAGATCTTGCTTCTGTCGAATAA
- the rplL gene encoding 50S ribosomal protein L7/L12, with protein MADLEKLVEELSTLTVMEAADLSKMLEEKWGVSAAAPVAVAAVAGGAAAEAAEEKTEFDVVLTAAGDKKINVIKEVRGITGLGLKEAKELVEGAPKPVKEGVDKAEAEELKAKLEAAGASVELK; from the coding sequence ATGGCTGATCTTGAAAAGCTCGTAGAAGAACTTTCTACCCTGACCGTTATGGAAGCTGCAGACCTTTCCAAAATGCTCGAAGAAAAATGGGGCGTTTCTGCTGCTGCTCCTGTAGCTGTAGCTGCTGTAGCTGGTGGCGCTGCCGCTGAAGCTGCTGAAGAAAAAACTGAATTTGACGTTGTTCTGACCGCTGCTGGCGACAAGAAAATCAACGTGATTAAAGAAGTTCGCGGCATCACCGGTCTTGGCCTGAAAGAAGCTAAAGAGCTCGTAGAAGGTGCTCCGAAGCCGGTTAAAGAAGGTGTTGACAAAGCAGAAGCAGAAGAGCTGAAAGCTAAGCTCGAAGCTGCTGGCGCAAGTGTCGAATTGAAATAA